A genome region from Hippopotamus amphibius kiboko isolate mHipAmp2 chromosome 1, mHipAmp2.hap2, whole genome shotgun sequence includes the following:
- the PLA2G2F gene encoding group IIF secretory phospholipase A2, producing the protein MADGPQANPKGFRKKGLVRHPSGWRGPSLRASSPSRTSRSHLGMKTFITITILASSVLPAAHSSVLNLKSMVEAITGRNAILSFVGYGCYCGLGGRGLPMDEVDWCCHAHDCCYQKLFDLGCHTYVDHYNYTIENNTNIVCSELNQMECNKQTCECDKNLVLCFQNQTYREEHRNYPNIYCQGPVPSCSIYEPHPLPP; encoded by the exons ATGGCAGATGGGCCGCAGGCCAACCCCAAAGGGTTCAGGAAGAAGGGGCTGGTGAGACACCCCTCAGGGTGGAGGGGTCCGAGCCTCAGGGCCTCTTCTCCTTCGAGAACTTCCAG atCTCACCTGGGGATGAAGAcgttcatcaccatcaccatcctggCCAGCAGCG TCCTGCCCGCAGCCCACAGCAGCGTGCTCAACCTCAAGTCCATGGTGGAGGCCATCACAGGGAGGAACGCCATCCTGTCCTTCGTGGGCTACGGCTGCTACTGCGGGCTGGGGGGGCGCGGCCTGCCCATGGATGAGGTGGACTG GTGCTGCCATGCCCACGACTGCTGCTACCAGAAGCTCTTTGACCTGGGCTGCCACACCTATGTGGACCACTACAACTACACCATCGAGAACAATACTAACATTGTCTGCA GCGAGCTCAACCAGATGGAGTGTAACAAGCAGACGTGCGAGTGCGACAAGAACTTGGTCCTGTGCTTCCAGAACCAGACGTACAGGGAGGAGCATCGAAACTACCCCAACATCTACTGCCAGGGCCCCGTGCCCAGCTGCAGCATCTACGAGCCACACCCCCTGCCTCCCTAG